In Selenomonas dianae, a genomic segment contains:
- a CDS encoding dihydroorotate dehydrogenase electron transfer subunit, with protein MSVEGTTLPKVIEEAEILSHGIPIAGVDILTLAAPQIARTSLPGQFVQVSVPVHGGFLRRPLGIAETSRADGWIRLIYRQVGSGTEALANAAAGAYVSILGPLGHGFNTSLKHPLLVGGGMGLTPLLFFAATHPNVSVLMGGRTKEEVFWEEIYRPHVRECFIMTDDGSYGTQGFVTTLLPQLLAEGDYDGIAVCGPPVMMERVAVIAAEHGIPCEVSLEKRMACGLGACLSCAVDTKNGRRKVCKDGPVFPAEEVYDAL; from the coding sequence ATGTCGGTGGAGGGGACGACCTTGCCTAAGGTAATCGAGGAGGCAGAAATCCTTTCCCATGGGATACCGATTGCGGGCGTTGACATTCTGACGCTCGCCGCTCCGCAGATTGCGCGGACATCCCTGCCGGGGCAGTTCGTACAGGTCTCCGTTCCCGTGCACGGCGGATTTCTGCGCCGTCCGCTCGGCATCGCTGAGACCTCCCGTGCGGATGGGTGGATTCGCCTCATCTATCGGCAGGTGGGCAGCGGCACAGAAGCACTTGCGAATGCTGCGGCGGGGGCGTATGTCTCCATCCTCGGCCCTCTGGGGCATGGGTTCAATACCTCTCTGAAACATCCGCTGCTCGTCGGTGGAGGCATGGGGCTCACGCCGCTGCTCTTCTTTGCAGCGACGCATCCAAATGTCTCCGTCCTGATGGGCGGCCGCACGAAGGAAGAAGTTTTCTGGGAGGAGATTTACCGCCCCCATGTGCGCGAATGCTTCATCATGACGGACGATGGTTCGTACGGCACGCAGGGCTTTGTGACGACGCTGCTGCCGCAGCTTCTTGCAGAGGGGGACTATGACGGCATTGCCGTCTGCGGCCCTCCCGTCATGATGGAGCGCGTTGCAGTGATTGCGGCGGAGCACGGGATTCCCTGCGAGGTCTCGCTCGAAAAGCGCATGGCGTGCGGACTGGGTGCGTGCCTGTCCTGCGCCGTAGATACGAAGAATGGGCGGCGTAAGGTCTGCAAGGACGGCCCGGTGTTCCCGGCGGAGGAGGTGTACGATGCCTTATAA
- the dprA gene encoding DNA-processing protein DprA: MEDRWYLAALLQCRHIGSVRMHRLCVAVPDVRAIWSMNAEELRETGALTDTLAESLARHCAMHPDLPAQIREDCARLDIALITIDDADYPVILREIFDPPLVLYCRGTLIPDARRIGMVGARKFTAYGEAAAMEFAERLAAAGVTVVSGAARGIDTRAHRGALRGGRTVAVLGCGIDISYPPENRRLLSQIVETGGAVISEYAPGTQPLPVFFPARNRIISGLSEGVLVVEAAQRSGSLITAEMALSEGRDVYAIPGSIYSPQSGGCHNLIRAGAQLVEAPQEILAEMHLVDPPRRSVREQLTPEESRIYQVLSFDHALSMDEIIDSLPEDRTANIPLLLLQMQLKGIVTENEMHAYRRVERN; the protein is encoded by the coding sequence ATGGAGGATCGATGGTATCTTGCCGCATTATTGCAGTGCCGCCATATCGGGAGCGTGCGTATGCACCGTCTGTGTGTCGCTGTTCCCGACGTGCGTGCGATCTGGTCGATGAATGCGGAGGAACTTCGGGAAACAGGTGCTCTTACGGATACGCTTGCCGAATCACTGGCGCGGCACTGTGCGATGCACCCTGATCTTCCTGCACAGATTAGGGAGGATTGTGCGCGTCTGGACATTGCGCTCATCACGATTGACGACGCAGACTATCCCGTCATTCTGCGCGAGATCTTCGACCCGCCGCTTGTTCTCTACTGTCGCGGTACACTGATTCCGGACGCACGTCGTATTGGGATGGTCGGCGCCCGTAAATTTACCGCCTATGGAGAGGCTGCGGCGATGGAGTTCGCCGAGCGGCTTGCGGCGGCAGGTGTCACCGTTGTGAGCGGCGCGGCGCGTGGCATTGATACGCGTGCCCACCGCGGCGCACTGCGCGGCGGCAGAACCGTCGCTGTTCTTGGCTGCGGGATTGATATTTCCTATCCGCCCGAGAATCGGCGTCTGCTCTCGCAGATTGTTGAGACGGGCGGCGCCGTGATCTCCGAGTATGCGCCCGGAACGCAGCCGCTTCCCGTATTTTTCCCTGCACGCAACCGCATCATCAGCGGTCTGTCCGAGGGGGTACTCGTGGTCGAGGCGGCGCAGCGCAGCGGTTCGCTCATCACGGCGGAGATGGCGCTCAGTGAGGGACGGGATGTGTACGCGATCCCCGGGAGCATCTACTCCCCGCAGAGCGGCGGCTGTCACAATCTCATCCGCGCAGGAGCACAGCTCGTGGAGGCGCCGCAGGAGATCCTTGCGGAGATGCATCTTGTTGATCCCCCGCGCCGCTCGGTGCGTGAGCAATTAACCCCGGAGGAATCCCGCATCTATCAGGTATTGTCCTTTGACCATGCGTTGAGCATGGATGAAATCATCGACAGCCTCCCCGAGGACAGGACGGCAAACATCCCGCTGCTCCTGCTTCAAATGCAGCTCAAGGGCATTGTTACAGAAAATGAAATGCACGCCTATCGGCGCGTTGAAAGGAACTGA
- the trmFO gene encoding methylenetetrahydrofolate--tRNA-(uracil(54)-C(5))-methyltransferase (FADH(2)-oxidizing) TrmFO — translation MKKIIVVGAGLAGCEASWQAANAGASVELYEMRPLRRSPAHQTDGFAELVCSNSLRGASLENAVGVLKEEMRRLGSLIMEAADATAVPAGGALAVDRTQFSDYITARIRSHPNITVHHEEITEIPQTDDSIVIIASGPLTDGALSEEIARLLGNDSLYFYDAAAPLVSFASIDMSKAYRASRYGKGEAAYINCPMDEAQYEAFYTALTTAETAQAHDFEKEIFFEGCMPVEVMASRGKDTLLYGPLKPMGLEHPETGVRPHAVVQLRQDNAEGTIYNIVGFQTRLKWGAQQRVFRMIPGLENAAFLRYGVMHRNSFINAPRHLRPTFQTQTNEALFFAGQMTGVEGYVESAASGLIAGLNAVRRAADREPLVFPQTTCHGALAHYITSCDPNYFQPMNINFGLLPTLEHIPRRTRKPEKKRMLAERALTELENFCAEHIKGAYTV, via the coding sequence ATGAAGAAGATCATCGTCGTCGGTGCGGGGCTTGCCGGTTGTGAGGCTTCATGGCAGGCTGCAAATGCGGGTGCCTCGGTAGAGCTCTATGAAATGCGTCCGTTGCGGCGATCGCCCGCGCATCAAACAGACGGGTTTGCCGAACTCGTGTGCAGCAACTCCCTGCGCGGTGCGAGCCTTGAGAACGCTGTCGGTGTTCTCAAGGAGGAGATGCGGCGGCTCGGGTCACTCATCATGGAGGCGGCAGACGCGACTGCCGTTCCCGCCGGCGGTGCGCTTGCCGTGGATCGTACGCAATTTAGTGACTACATTACAGCACGCATCCGGTCGCATCCGAATATTACCGTACATCATGAGGAGATCACGGAGATCCCACAGACCGACGACAGCATTGTCATTATTGCGTCGGGACCTCTGACCGACGGTGCGCTTTCGGAGGAGATCGCACGACTGCTTGGAAATGACTCCCTCTATTTCTACGACGCTGCCGCTCCTCTGGTGAGCTTTGCAAGCATTGATATGTCCAAGGCGTATCGTGCCTCCCGCTACGGGAAGGGCGAGGCGGCATACATCAACTGCCCGATGGATGAGGCGCAGTACGAGGCATTCTACACGGCGCTCACCACAGCAGAGACGGCACAGGCGCATGACTTTGAAAAGGAGATCTTCTTTGAGGGCTGTATGCCCGTCGAAGTCATGGCATCGCGCGGCAAGGATACGCTGCTCTATGGACCGCTCAAACCCATGGGACTTGAGCATCCCGAAACAGGCGTACGCCCCCATGCCGTCGTCCAACTGCGTCAGGACAATGCAGAGGGAACCATCTACAACATTGTCGGATTCCAGACACGACTCAAATGGGGGGCGCAGCAGCGCGTCTTTCGGATGATCCCGGGACTTGAAAACGCAGCGTTTTTGCGCTATGGCGTGATGCACCGCAACAGCTTCATCAACGCACCGCGCCATCTGCGTCCGACCTTTCAGACGCAGACGAATGAGGCTTTGTTTTTTGCAGGGCAGATGACGGGCGTGGAGGGCTATGTGGAGTCCGCCGCATCCGGATTGATCGCGGGACTGAATGCCGTGCGACGCGCGGCAGACAGGGAGCCGCTTGTCTTTCCGCAGACAACGTGCCATGGTGCGCTTGCACACTATATCACATCCTGCGACCCGAATTACTTTCAGCCCATGAACATCAATTTCGGGCTGCTTCCTACACTGGAGCACATTCCGCGCCGCACACGCAAGCCGGAGAAAAAACGGATGCTTGCGGAGCGTGCGTTGACGGAACTGGAGAATTTCTGTGCAGAGCACATCAAAGGAGCATACACAGTATGA
- the hslV gene encoding ATP-dependent protease subunit HslV, producing the protein MTFHATTIVAVKKGNKVAIAGDGQVTFGERAIMKANARKVRRLYHGKILAGFAGSVADAFTLFEKFEVKLESYSGNLQRAAVELAKDWRTDKVLRKLEALLLVADKDGILMISGNGEVIEPDGDCTAIGSGGFFALAAARALTAHSTMDAAEIARESLSIAADICVYTNHNITVEVLES; encoded by the coding sequence ATGACATTTCATGCAACGACCATTGTCGCGGTCAAGAAGGGAAACAAGGTCGCCATTGCGGGCGACGGACAGGTGACCTTCGGTGAGCGTGCCATTATGAAGGCGAACGCACGCAAGGTGCGCCGTCTCTATCATGGAAAGATCCTCGCGGGATTTGCCGGCTCGGTCGCGGATGCGTTCACCCTGTTTGAGAAATTTGAAGTTAAACTGGAATCCTACAGCGGGAATCTGCAGCGTGCCGCCGTAGAACTGGCAAAGGACTGGCGCACGGACAAGGTGCTGCGCAAACTGGAGGCACTGCTCCTCGTTGCGGACAAGGACGGCATTCTCATGATCTCCGGCAACGGCGAGGTCATCGAGCCGGATGGGGACTGCACTGCCATCGGTTCGGGCGGGTTCTTTGCCCTTGCCGCAGCGCGTGCCCTCACCGCACACAGCACAATGGACGCAGCTGAGATTGCGAGGGAGTCCCTCTCGATCGCAGCGGACATCTGCGTCTATACCAATCATAATATTACAGTGGAGGTACTGGAGTCATGA
- the topA gene encoding type I DNA topoisomerase, with the protein MKCTPIGALKGTDRLATLTSASKTSKSKTTKNTKTSGKKSSKKILVIVESPAKAKTIERHLGKNYIVRASMGHLRDLPKSQFGIDVENEFLPKYINVRGKGELIRALKKEAKNADKIYLASDPDREGEAIAWHLAFILGVDPEKDCRIVFHEITKPAIEEAVRHPRPIRMEQVDAQQARRMLDRIVGYKLSPLLWRKVRKGLSAGRVQSVTVRLICDREREIEAFQSEEYWTVEAKLKKGKNSFTADVTHAHGKKLSLHSEAETRTLTDDLARQEFSVKDVKRSERRKKAAPPFTTSSLQQDAARKLGFTSGRTMMIAQQLYEGVVLGRHGATGLITYMRTDSTRISNLAIEEARNFLTDTYGKEYIPTRPNIYVMGKKAQDAHEAIRPTSILRTPSDVEPYLNRDQLRLYTLIWQRFAASQMSAAVYDTIAAQIEAGDYRLRAHGSKLTFKGYTAVYVGAEIAKKEKDTLLPELETGDALALSELKPEQHFTEPPPRYNDASIVKTLEEMGIGRPSTYAPIIETIQKRGYVERREKQFRPTELGFIVTDMLEEYFKDIVDVKFTANLEGELDEVADGTLDKNDLLRKFYVPFDETLKKAEDVIGTVEIPDEVTDIPCDKCGRMMVVKQGRFGKFLACPGFPDCRNAKPLLRDTGVACPKCGGKIVERKSRRGRAFFGCDRYPDCDYTTWDEPQQEKCKICGSFMQRHRYRTGRSILYCSNEACSSRIGSPIEKELARQKAHAQAQAAKDADPPAAEKRTAVKKKTTRRKGTGA; encoded by the coding sequence ATGAAATGCACGCCTATCGGCGCGTTGAAAGGAACTGACAGATTGGCTACGCTGACATCTGCATCGAAAACATCCAAATCGAAAACGACAAAAAACACGAAAACATCGGGAAAAAAATCATCGAAAAAAATTCTGGTGATTGTAGAATCTCCGGCGAAGGCAAAGACCATCGAGCGACATCTCGGAAAAAATTACATCGTCAGAGCCTCCATGGGGCACCTGCGCGACCTGCCGAAGAGCCAGTTCGGCATTGATGTCGAAAATGAATTCTTGCCGAAATACATCAATGTCCGCGGCAAGGGGGAGCTCATTCGTGCGCTCAAAAAAGAGGCAAAAAATGCGGACAAGATCTATCTCGCAAGCGACCCCGACCGTGAGGGGGAGGCGATTGCGTGGCATCTGGCGTTTATTCTCGGGGTTGACCCCGAGAAGGACTGCCGCATTGTTTTCCATGAGATTACGAAGCCGGCGATTGAGGAGGCGGTGCGGCACCCGCGTCCGATCCGCATGGAGCAGGTGGACGCGCAGCAGGCGCGGCGTATGCTCGACCGCATCGTCGGCTACAAGCTCTCGCCGCTCCTCTGGCGCAAGGTGCGAAAGGGGCTGTCCGCCGGACGCGTACAGTCCGTGACCGTGCGCCTGATCTGTGATCGGGAGCGTGAGATCGAGGCGTTTCAATCGGAGGAATACTGGACCGTCGAGGCGAAGCTGAAAAAGGGAAAGAACTCTTTTACGGCGGATGTCACCCATGCACACGGAAAGAAGCTGTCACTGCACAGTGAGGCAGAAACAAGGACGCTGACCGACGATCTTGCGCGACAGGAGTTCAGCGTCAAGGACGTGAAGCGCAGCGAACGCCGCAAGAAAGCCGCTCCTCCGTTTACGACAAGCTCGCTTCAGCAGGATGCGGCACGCAAGCTCGGCTTTACCTCGGGACGTACGATGATGATTGCCCAGCAGCTCTACGAGGGCGTTGTCCTTGGACGGCACGGGGCGACCGGTCTCATCACCTATATGAGAACGGATTCGACACGTATCTCCAACCTTGCCATTGAGGAGGCGAGGAACTTTCTCACGGATACCTATGGAAAGGAATACATTCCGACGCGCCCCAATATCTACGTGATGGGCAAGAAGGCACAGGATGCGCATGAGGCGATCCGCCCGACGAGCATCCTGCGAACCCCCTCCGATGTAGAGCCGTATTTGAACCGGGATCAGCTGCGCCTCTATACACTCATCTGGCAGCGTTTTGCGGCGAGCCAGATGTCTGCCGCCGTTTACGATACCATTGCGGCGCAGATCGAGGCGGGAGATTATCGGCTGCGCGCACACGGGTCGAAACTCACGTTCAAGGGCTATACCGCCGTCTATGTGGGCGCGGAGATTGCAAAGAAGGAGAAGGACACACTTCTGCCGGAACTTGAGACGGGGGATGCGCTGGCACTCTCCGAACTGAAGCCCGAACAGCACTTCACTGAACCCCCGCCGCGCTATAACGATGCGTCCATCGTCAAGACATTGGAGGAGATGGGGATCGGTCGGCCGAGTACCTATGCGCCGATCATCGAGACCATCCAGAAGCGCGGCTATGTGGAACGCCGCGAAAAACAATTTCGACCGACGGAACTTGGCTTCATCGTGACGGATATGCTCGAAGAATATTTCAAGGACATTGTCGATGTGAAGTTCACGGCAAATCTTGAGGGAGAACTGGATGAAGTCGCAGACGGCACGCTTGACAAAAACGATTTGCTGCGCAAATTCTACGTGCCGTTTGACGAAACGCTCAAAAAGGCGGAAGATGTCATCGGCACGGTCGAGATTCCCGATGAAGTCACGGATATTCCCTGCGATAAATGCGGACGCATGATGGTGGTCAAGCAGGGACGTTTCGGCAAGTTTCTTGCCTGTCCCGGCTTCCCCGACTGCCGCAATGCAAAGCCGCTCCTGCGCGATACAGGTGTCGCCTGTCCCAAATGCGGCGGCAAGATCGTCGAGCGCAAGAGCCGTCGCGGGCGGGCATTCTTTGGCTGTGACCGTTATCCTGACTGTGACTATACAACGTGGGACGAACCACAGCAGGAGAAATGTAAAATTTGCGGTTCGTTTATGCAGCGGCACCGCTATCGTACGGGACGCAGCATCCTTTATTGCAGCAACGAAGCGTGCTCCTCGCGCATCGGCAGCCCCATCGAAAAGGAACTGGCTCGGCAGAAGGCACACGCACAGGCGCAAGCCGCGAAGGATGCTGACCCACCTGCCGCAGAGAAGCGTACTGCCGTAAAGAAGAAAACAACACGGCGCAAGGGGACAGGTGCATGA
- a CDS encoding C40 family peptidase yields the protein MRKKIKILVLSAMLLCSTAVASAESFQLGDQGTDVAEIQGQLSSFGYDVVADGDFGPATAEAVKDFQAAQGLAVDGMVGPSTYQALLGKSMPQVSRGSNYIVRRVISDSMQYIGVPYSFGGTSPAGFDCSGFVRYVFANAGIYLPRTADAQYDMGYPISSSEMVPGDLVFFSTYEYGPSHVGIYLGNGNFINASSSRGVAVDNLHGGYWGACFIGARRIM from the coding sequence TTGCGAAAGAAAATCAAGATTCTTGTATTATCCGCAATGCTTCTCTGCTCCACAGCAGTTGCGAGTGCAGAGTCATTCCAGCTTGGCGATCAGGGAACGGATGTAGCTGAGATTCAGGGACAGCTCTCCAGCTTTGGGTACGATGTTGTTGCCGACGGTGACTTCGGACCGGCGACGGCGGAGGCGGTGAAGGATTTCCAGGCGGCGCAGGGACTTGCCGTCGATGGGATGGTTGGACCCTCGACCTATCAGGCGCTTCTTGGAAAATCCATGCCGCAGGTCAGCCGCGGTTCGAACTATATTGTGCGCCGTGTGATTTCGGACTCCATGCAGTACATCGGAGTTCCGTATTCTTTCGGTGGTACGAGCCCCGCCGGTTTCGACTGCTCGGGCTTCGTGCGCTATGTCTTTGCCAATGCGGGCATCTATCTTCCGCGTACGGCAGATGCACAGTACGATATGGGCTATCCGATCTCGTCGTCTGAGATGGTGCCCGGTGATCTCGTATTCTTCTCGACCTACGAATACGGACCATCTCATGTGGGGATCTATCTTGGCAACGGCAACTTCATCAATGCCTCGTCGAGCCGTGGTGTTGCGGTTGACAACCTGCACGGCGGCTACTGGGGAGCGTGCTTCATTGGCGCACGCCGCATTATGTGA
- the hslU gene encoding ATP-dependent protease ATPase subunit HslU, giving the protein MSQIGVNEQTPREIVAELDKYIVGQNEAKRSVAIALRNRWRSRQLNDEMREDVIPKNILMIGSTGVGKTEIARRLARLVRAPFLKVEATKFTEVGYVGRDVESIVRDLVETSVRMVRQQKIEDVQEKARENAEERLIDVFVPPAKKTSNPLSSIFSSDTEEKQETEEPPKYQAGREWVRKRLHKGELESDVIEIEVEESARPAGNMFAGSSLEGMSDNLQSMIGRLVPKNRRKRKVTVAQARKIFTAEEADKLVDMDAVADEAVHAAEYSGIVFLDEIDKVAVSNGRSAGADISREGVQRDILPIVEGSTVMTKYGPVKTDHILFIAAGAFHMAKPSDLIPELQGRFPIRVELKSLVKADFERILTEPKNALIKQYRALLGVEGVSLRFSDDAVSRLAELAETVNEQTEDIGARRLYTLLEKLLEELSFEAPELEDKEIVIDSAYVDHCLSDIAGNHDISRFIL; this is encoded by the coding sequence ATGAGTCAGATCGGGGTCAACGAACAGACACCGCGTGAGATTGTTGCAGAGTTGGACAAATACATTGTGGGACAGAACGAGGCAAAGCGCTCCGTCGCCATCGCACTCCGCAACCGCTGGCGCAGCCGTCAGCTGAACGATGAGATGCGCGAGGATGTCATTCCGAAGAACATCCTGATGATCGGTTCGACCGGTGTCGGCAAGACGGAGATTGCACGCCGTCTTGCCCGTCTGGTTCGTGCGCCGTTTCTGAAGGTGGAGGCGACGAAGTTCACAGAGGTCGGCTATGTCGGACGCGATGTCGAGTCCATCGTGCGCGATCTTGTCGAGACCTCCGTGCGCATGGTGCGTCAGCAGAAGATCGAGGACGTGCAGGAAAAGGCGCGGGAAAATGCCGAGGAACGTCTGATTGATGTCTTTGTCCCTCCGGCAAAAAAAACATCCAACCCTCTCAGCAGTATCTTTTCCTCGGACACGGAGGAGAAACAGGAGACCGAGGAGCCGCCGAAGTATCAGGCGGGACGTGAGTGGGTACGCAAGCGCCTCCACAAGGGCGAGCTGGAAAGCGATGTGATCGAGATCGAGGTGGAGGAGTCCGCGCGTCCTGCCGGCAATATGTTCGCCGGCTCGTCGCTTGAGGGGATGAGCGACAACCTCCAATCCATGATCGGCAGGCTCGTCCCCAAAAATCGCCGCAAGCGTAAGGTCACGGTCGCACAGGCGCGTAAGATCTTTACCGCCGAGGAGGCGGACAAGCTCGTCGATATGGATGCGGTCGCCGATGAGGCGGTACACGCCGCTGAGTACAGCGGCATCGTGTTCCTCGATGAGATCGACAAGGTCGCCGTCAGCAACGGGCGCAGCGCGGGGGCGGACATCTCGCGCGAGGGCGTACAGCGCGACATTCTGCCCATCGTCGAGGGCTCGACAGTGATGACAAAGTACGGCCCCGTCAAGACCGATCACATCCTATTCATTGCGGCGGGCGCATTCCATATGGCAAAGCCATCCGACCTCATTCCCGAGTTGCAAGGCCGTTTCCCGATCCGCGTGGAGCTGAAGTCGCTCGTCAAGGCGGACTTTGAGCGCATCCTTACCGAGCCGAAGAACGCACTCATCAAACAGTACCGTGCGCTGCTTGGCGTGGAGGGCGTTTCCCTGCGTTTTTCGGACGATGCCGTCAGCCGTCTTGCCGAGCTTGCCGAGACCGTCAATGAGCAGACGGAGGACATCGGTGCGCGGCGGCTCTATACCCTCCTTGAAAAACTTCTGGAAGAACTCTCATTTGAGGCGCCGGAGCTCGAAGATAAGGAGATCGTCATAGACAGTGCGTATGTGGATCACTGTCTCTCCGACATTGCGGGCAACCACGACATATCCCGCTTCATTTTGTAA
- a CDS encoding dihydroorotate dehydrogenase → MPYNAEKYPYDDLLRTNIAGIEMRTPVLAASGTFGFGEEFADFVDLARLGGVMVKGTTLAPRCGNDGVRIAETPQGMLNCIGLENPGVEHFLTEILPRIRPYGMNVIVNISGSSVDDYAEIARRLNVDGVAALEINISCPNVREGGIVFGTDPRAAADVVRAVASVSEKPVIAKLSPNVTSITEMALAVEEAGADVISLINTLIGMQIDIRCRRPVLGNRTGGLSGPAVKPVAVRMVWDVAHVVHVPVIGMGGISSWEDAVEFFLAGASAVAVGTANFVDPAVTMKICDGLGRYLHENRFANIQEIVGKAWEQRYSL, encoded by the coding sequence ATGCCTTATAATGCAGAAAAATATCCCTATGACGATCTGCTTCGCACGAATATCGCGGGCATCGAGATGCGTACTCCCGTCCTCGCAGCATCGGGAACATTCGGTTTCGGTGAGGAGTTTGCGGATTTTGTTGACCTCGCGCGTCTCGGCGGTGTCATGGTCAAGGGAACGACACTTGCCCCACGGTGCGGGAACGATGGCGTGCGCATCGCGGAGACCCCGCAGGGAATGCTGAACTGCATCGGACTGGAAAATCCCGGCGTGGAGCACTTCCTGACGGAGATCCTGCCGCGTATACGACCGTACGGGATGAACGTCATTGTCAACATATCGGGCAGCTCCGTCGATGACTATGCGGAAATTGCACGGCGGCTCAATGTCGATGGAGTCGCTGCACTTGAGATCAACATCTCCTGCCCGAACGTTCGGGAGGGCGGCATCGTATTCGGTACAGATCCGCGTGCGGCGGCGGATGTCGTGCGTGCAGTCGCATCCGTATCCGAGAAGCCTGTGATCGCGAAGCTCTCACCGAATGTCACGAGCATTACGGAGATGGCGCTTGCCGTAGAGGAGGCGGGTGCGGATGTGATCTCGCTCATCAATACGCTCATCGGGATGCAGATCGACATCCGTTGTCGTCGTCCCGTCCTTGGCAACCGTACGGGCGGGCTTTCGGGTCCTGCCGTGAAACCCGTCGCCGTCCGTATGGTCTGGGATGTTGCTCATGTGGTTCACGTTCCCGTGATCGGTATGGGGGGGATCTCCTCGTGGGAGGATGCCGTCGAGTTTTTCCTTGCGGGTGCGTCTGCTGTCGCGGTTGGGACGGCAAATTTTGTCGATCCCGCTGTCACGATGAAGATCTGTGACGGGCTGGGACGTTATTTGCATGAGAATCGGTTCGCCAACATTCAGGAGATTGTTGGAAAGGCATGGGAACAGCGATATTCTTTATGA
- a CDS encoding ShlB/FhaC/HecB family hemolysin secretion/activation protein, with protein sequence MKTKLISSRSALYCALPLAAVFLLPSAALAATNLPASDAGQIGENATKEALENRLPVTEDGAGRATFRLARITVTQDGTQLNATELNQRAAGYTERTISEAELNTLLTGLTQYARSHGYPAAAAYLPPQTSADGTLEIRILAGRYGNINIENSAAIDDGQIRRLAHALYTGAPIEGRRLEKALYNIAALSGVEAAGLLSPGAAFGTSDLTIRVKDGRRQSFVLYSENYGGRTSGRYRYGAQVGLSNLTKSGDRLSLGAMISNEDLRNYSLTYTRPVGVDGTVLGFGVSRMNYELAGAFRRLGATGQADTISFFGTTPLLRTSRDSLSLTYGWDWRRLEDEYKNVGMTLEKHSNTARLGVRGETNRTRTHLTYDLTAYHGTIAADSRMAALQMRRAGTEGSFTKGVLNLGVRQELGARWHLNVRTQMQAAGDNLDSSEEIYLGGANGVRAYPQGEGSGDSGYLTSAELVYRTGIPHLELSTYYDTGHVQYAHDGVDGGTTLKGWGIGISYSRPGSCFLRLDWARRIGLARNAGEEAQAKNRLWFMVGKVW encoded by the coding sequence ATGAAAACAAAGCTAATTTCCAGTCGATCCGCACTGTACTGCGCCCTGCCGCTCGCAGCTGTATTCCTCCTCCCGTCCGCCGCGCTTGCAGCGACGAATCTGCCGGCATCCGATGCCGGACAGATCGGGGAGAACGCGACGAAAGAAGCACTTGAGAACCGTCTGCCTGTGACGGAGGATGGCGCAGGGCGTGCGACGTTCCGTCTCGCACGCATCACCGTCACGCAGGACGGCACGCAGCTGAATGCGACCGAGCTGAATCAGAGGGCGGCAGGCTATACAGAGCGCACGATCTCCGAGGCGGAGCTGAACACACTCCTCACGGGGCTCACACAGTACGCACGCAGCCACGGCTATCCCGCAGCAGCCGCCTACCTCCCGCCGCAGACGAGTGCGGATGGTACGCTTGAGATCCGCATCCTCGCGGGACGCTATGGCAATATCAACATCGAGAACTCCGCCGCCATTGATGACGGACAGATTCGCCGCCTCGCCCACGCGCTCTACACGGGCGCACCCATCGAGGGACGGCGGCTCGAAAAGGCACTCTATAACATCGCCGCCCTCAGCGGCGTAGAGGCGGCGGGACTGCTCTCGCCGGGCGCGGCGTTCGGCACGAGCGACCTCACCATCCGCGTGAAGGACGGGCGGCGGCAGAGCTTCGTCCTCTACAGCGAGAACTACGGGGGGAGGACCTCGGGACGCTACCGCTACGGCGCACAGGTTGGACTCTCGAACCTCACGAAGAGTGGCGACCGTCTGAGCCTCGGCGCAATGATCTCGAACGAGGATCTGAGGAACTACAGCCTCACCTATACCCGCCCCGTCGGCGTGGACGGCACCGTGCTCGGATTCGGTGTCAGCCGCATGAACTACGAGCTTGCGGGTGCATTTCGCCGCCTCGGTGCGACGGGACAAGCCGACACCATCAGTTTCTTCGGTACAACACCGCTCCTGCGCACGAGCAGGGACAGCCTGAGCCTCACCTACGGATGGGACTGGCGCAGGCTTGAGGATGAATACAAGAATGTCGGCATGACCCTCGAAAAGCACAGCAACACCGCCCGTCTCGGCGTGCGCGGCGAGACGAACCGCACGCGCACACATCTCACCTATGACCTCACGGCATACCACGGGACGATTGCGGCAGACTCGCGAATGGCGGCATTGCAGATGCGGCGCGCCGGCACGGAGGGCAGCTTCACCAAGGGCGTGCTGAATCTCGGCGTGCGGCAGGAACTTGGGGCTCGGTGGCATCTGAACGTGAGGACGCAGATGCAGGCGGCGGGGGACAACCTCGACAGCTCCGAGGAGATCTACCTCGGCGGGGCGAACGGCGTGCGCGCCTACCCGCAGGGCGAGGGATCGGGCGACAGCGGCTATCTCACGAGTGCGGAGCTCGTCTATCGGACGGGCATCCCGCACCTCGAACTCAGCACCTACTACGATACGGGTCATGTGCAGTATGCGCATGACGGCGTGGACGGCGGCACGACGCTAAAGGGATGGGGCATCGGCATCAGCTACAGCCGCCCCGGCAGCTGCTTCCTGCGGCTCGACTGGGCGCGGCGCATCGGACTTGCGCGGAATGCGGGCGAGGAGGCACAGGCAAAGAACCGCCTCTGGTTTATGGTCGGTAAAGTGTGGTAA